AAGCGCGCTCTGGTGTCTATAGTAACTATGGTAAGAATTTCAATCAAAAGTGTGTATGCATAGGGATATAGAGTGACGACACCTTATCAATACAAATTGGGTCATAATCGATAATAACAAGattgataaacaataatattagataaaaaaaagtgtccTATCTACACTCACACCAGAACACCGGCTACCGAGTGTCATTGAACGACTATTGTATGCCTGTATCagcaataaagtataaaaataacattttgcaATTTACCATTATGAATACACAATAAACAACTGGTTACTGATACGGTATTATGACGTATTAGTAgataaacgataataaatgCCGGCATTCCGGCAAACTGCTTATTAAAACATGTGGTTTTTGATTAATCGTTAATGTTATTTTCTCATTATCAAATATggaatattaatcattaattaattaagtactatactttaaatgtttaaccaAAGAATACGttataaacaaatactaaattatgtgtattatttaaaatataaatttaaagtttgcgCCAATTATTCGAACGCATAcagcatacctattatattttttgatagtgttttaatgttgtaatttgattaataaatttgaaattaaataaaaatatacttctatCCAAtcagcaatattattatgtatatgggAATCAGATTTCATACTTTGCCGACaactttatttgtataatttatatattttatatattattatttgatactaACTCTCCGTGATATTTGTAGTAGGTTGACCAAACTCGCAGGGACGGTAGCCCGGGATACTTGCTACGATGTGTGTAAGTTTCAAGACGATAGGTCAAAGGGTTggttttatacgattttacgaTTGGCGACTATTATCTAGGTGAACCACAGCCACGGTTatgattacattattattattgttttccttttatcagttttttaacctaaataacacgttttcgaaaaatctaaataatagaaCTTATGCAGATTCCTACGGACAACAATTTAATCTCTATTGGTTTTCGTCATATCTCCCACGGTTTTCCCGGCAAACAGCTCGTAAACGTGATTTTCCAAAGCACGAAATTGTCAGTTTTCATTCGCGTTTTCCCGGTAAACCGATGGCCGGACGTACAATTTGCATAGAGGTCGATTTATTCTCCGAGGGATTCTTCACTAGGACCACCTTTTCGTTTTTCCAAaaagtcattatttaaaacttttattttttaaatggcgTTTGACGTAtacgatgtttttaaaaaacttaaataacacgttttcgaaaaatctaaataatagaaCTTATGCAGATTCCTACGGACAACAATTTAATCTCTATTGGTTTTCGTCATATCTCCCACGGTTTTCCCGGCAAACAGCTCGTAAACGTGATTTTCCAAATTATcatattcatcattattataagtttatgtgATTTCGGACGGTCGTTTTTTGGATTTCCTGCTTTCAAAAACCCTACAGAACGATAGTAAATGCACTCGGGAATGCACTCATACCACTCTCAGAACTCTAAGTCGAAAGCCTGATTTTACACGACCGTCGGAAATGAGATTAGCTTTTTCCGGGTAAGTCCTGCAATAGACCATCAATGCACAATGAGAACGCCGTCTCCGAGATATTTGTAGTAGGCTAACCAAAATCACAGGAATGATAGCTCGGGGTACTTACTACGATGTGTGTAAGTTTCAAAACGATCGGTCAAAGGGttgattttatacgatttttggaatttcttaaaacacgattatacgtaatttatagtaatacagCACGCGTATGCTGATCGCTGTACCAACAATGCACAATGAGATCGCCGTCTCCGTGATATTTTAAGTAGGATAACCAAACTCACAGGTATGGTAGCTCGGGGTACTTACTACGATGTGTGTAAGTTTCAAAACGATCGGTCAAAGGGttgattttatacgatttttggaatttattaaaacacgaTTATACGTAATTTAGCATAAAAGGTACTGTACGCGTGTCACTGTACCAACAATGCACAATGAGAACGCCGTCTCCGTGATATTTTAAGTAGGCTAACCAAACTCACAGGTATGGTAGCTCGGGGTACTTACTACGATGTGTGTAAGTTTCAAAACGATCGGTCAAAGGGttgattttatacgattttttgAACTGGGTAACTCCTGATTTACTGCCAGATTGCAATGCAAGCCAGCGGTAAGATTATACTTACCTTCCGGAAGGCCGTTAATTGGACTTGATGTATACAAAAACACTTCAGAACGATAGTTAATTCACTCCGGAATGCACTCGTACTACTTACAAAGCTGTAAGTCGAAAGCCTGATTTTACACGATTTTCAGAAAGGAGATTGTCATTTGCTGTATAAATCTCGCGCTAGACCGTCAATGCACAATGAGAAGATCACCGTCTCCGTGATATTTGTAGTAGGCTAACCAAAATCACAGGAATGGTAGCTCGGGGTACTTACTACGATGTGTGTAAGTTTCAAAACGATCGGTCAAAGGGttgattttatacgatttttggaatttcttaaaacacgattatacgtaatttatagtaatacagCACGCGTATGCTGATCGCTGTACCAACACAACAATGCACAATGAGATCGCCGTCTCCGTGATATTTTAGCAGGATAACCAAACTCACAGGTATGGTAGCTCGGGGTACTTACTACGATGTGTGTAAGTTTCAAAACGATCGGTCAAAGGGttgattttatacgatttttggaatttcttaaaacacgattatacgtaatttatagtaatacagCACGCGTATGCTGATCGCAGTACCAACAATGCACAATGAGATCACCGTCTCCGTGATATTTGTAATAGGCTAACCAAACTCACAGGTATAACTGTACTCACTAGtactttaattatgtaaaagtgTGTTATGTTTGTttgttaggtatttatatacggtttttctgttttttctttctcttattaaaatgtttttgttacaTAATTCTGTTAAAGTGTTTCTAAATCTGGAATATGAATTTTGATGgtcgaatttataatttagtatagatgtaattaaaatgaatcaaaAACCCTACAGAACGATAGTTAATTCACTCAGTTATCTCAGTCTTAATTATTGTCCGGCGGTACATGataaatgtgtttatattaggtataattttagtttattaagaGGCGACACTGCCGGGTGAGTCGTTGTTTATGGGCCGATATTCGAGCTTGGTGCGCATACTTCATTTACTCTTTCGCCGCGCTACAATGTGTACAATGGCTGTTGTTGTgagtattaagtttattattattatttatttgttaggaTGTCGCGTTCATCACGCGTGTCAAAGCACCCCGCCGCGGTACCGTtttctatttcattttaactatacctattatattagatttggCAATTTTAATTCAACCACTCATTGTTTTTCGTGATGCGTTTACAACTTTGCCCAACGCTATTCATGCCAAAGAATTACGGAACCCGGACGGGTATAAATCTACTTTACCGGACaccctttttttaaatttttttttttcaaaacacgtGTCCGGTAAAGTAGATTATACCCGTCCGGGTTCCGTATTCCGTTATTCCACAGACTTCTATACTAACTAGATAAGgaactcgtatattatttatattattaacattgaagcTTGCGTATCAGCGTCCGCCATCTTTTTGGTTGGCAAAACATTACGTTTcctatacaaaatgtattaggaATAACATCgtttttaatggtaaaatatagaaataaatgaaaaatgatttatataaaatatttttaattttttttaaacaacaggTTTAGACATCATAAAATACGATAcaacacaattaatatttaccatataaaataccatataatGCCAACCGAAAAACCTGGCTTCAATTGATAGCGGGAATTCGCTATCTAGTTCTATATAGAAATCTGTGCGTTATTCTTTGTCAATGCCAGGATTATTATCAGCTATTCACTATTATCAGCGAATGGCCGCATGAAGTTGTAACCGTATCTAAGAACCGTATCAACAGATGTTTTGATGTACAGAACCGTGTTATTAACcaacattgataatattaattacattttaatttttattccagACGCCAGATATCTTAAATCACCGTGTTTATGATCCTAAAAGCCGTTCGGCAATTGTCTTATGTATGGCTGACGATAAATATACTGAACAGTTTGTGGACCCCATATTAGGATTCAGGTCACACAAGACAGGTACATCTAAACTCCAGCTGCAGTTAACAAGAATTGAGCATCGGATATGGGCATACCAAAAAGATTTATATGCAAGGTCTGTTAACAAAAATCTTGgtttaggtatgtatattgttaagatatgttttgaaatatttgagcGAGATGTGTCTATGATAGTACATTGAATTACAGGTATGAACCATGTACACggtttgaaaaagaaaaagggTATGGTGCAAAGATTGTCTCAAACATattgataaagaaaaaaaaaactataactgATCTAGGAGGTCAATGCTTTTACATAGCCGATAAGGATTTAGTTCCTGGTGAGAATGATTTCTCTGTATTCACCCGTAGTCGATCAAACAGCCACCACATATATCTCGGCCCAGCAGCTTATGTCAATCATGATTGTGAATCAAACTCGGTGTTTTCACCCATTGGGGAAAAATCGTATGTCGGTATCTCAactgtaaaaactatattgcCAGGAGAAGAGATTACAGTTTTTTAtggcaataattattttggatataaaaattcaaactgtGCGTGTCTTACTTGCGAAAATAAGGAGATGggcattttcaaaaaaaaaggtattattacatacatttaattcaAGAGTCGggcttatttaataatacacctTGTTACATACCACGGAATAAAAAATCCTCAGTCAGTTGCTCAAATAATGTTCAATTGTACATACAAtgtcaataatttaactataaacattttttttttaaatacattatgacAATAGTTTTTCCTTATATTACAGTAAAGACTATGGGAGTTGAACAGCCAGAGACAATGTCAGTAGAGGTTCTTGAATCATCCAAAAAAACAGAAGGTAATAttgctgttttttttatatattgtactccTTATCGTATGAATTTCTGCACTATCGTcaactatatacttatattccTATATTGCTCACACAATATCCAATCGTACATACCGCATAAtatgaatttcaataatttaactataagcattttttttttaaatacattatgaaaatagtttttccTTATATTACAGTAAAGACTATGGAAGTTGAACAGCCAGAGACAATGTCAGTAGAGGTTCTTGAATCATCCAAAAAAACAGAAGGTAATATtgctgtttttttatatattgtactccTTATCGTGTGAATTTCTGCACTATCGTcaactatatacttatattccTATATTACTCACACAATATCCAATTGTACATACCGCATAAtatgaatttcaataatttaactataagctttttttttttttaaatacattatgaaaatagtttttccTTATATTACAGTAAAGACTATGGAAGTTGAACAGCCAGAGACAATGTCAGTAGAGGTTCTTGAATCATCCAAAAAAACAGAAGGTAATATtgctgtttttttatatattgtactccTTATCGTGTGAATTTCTGCACTATTGTcaactatatacttatattccTATATTGCTCACACAATATCCAATCGTACATACCGCATAAtatgaatttcaataatttaactataagcattttttttttaaatacattatgaaaatagtttttccTTATATTACAGTAAAGACAATGGCAATGGATCCACTACAGTCAGATAGTTCTTTGGACACAGAAACGTCCTCTGATGAAAATGCAGAAGATAATACCTCTGACGATGAAGGATCAATCCAGTCTACAGAGAGCAGTGACAATGAcacttcatttaaatataagtgtgACAAATGTGATTTGTCATTTAAGTTTAACTGTTGGTTTAAAAGACACATTTCAACCCATAATCCTAGTTCTTTTGCATGCCGATACTGTCCAAAGTACTATAAACGAAAAGATATTCTGAGAGAGCACGAATACCTTCATTTCGGAGGAAAAAAACACAAGTGTAACGAATGCTCTAAAGAATTTGGCGACAAACGTAACCTAAATAAACATGTCAAATATAAGCATGAAAATTCTCTACTACAGTGCCCTAAATGTAAGAAAATGTATTCCGGTATGAGACAGTTAAGATACCACGACAATAGGATGCATTCACTAAAAACTCCATACAAATGCGGgatatgtaatgaaaaattttcaGTTCCATGTTTACTAGCAAGCCATCGTAAGAAAATGGTAATATATTGAAActgcattaaaaaattatgaattttttaactatgaattttttttttttcaggaacactaaacagaaaaaaatttgtaacctgatttttttttttttttgtatattgtaatgtatacattaaaataaataatatttattttaagttctaacgtattgtattaataaaatattgaattgcattgcatgaatttttttttttcattaacactaaacagaaaaaaatgtataacctgattttttttttttttgtatattgtaatgtatacattaaaataaataatatttattttaagttctaacgtattgtattaataaaatattgaattgcattgcatgaattttttttttttcattaacactaaacagaaaaaaatgtataacctgattttttttttttttgtatattgtaatgtatacattcaaataaataatatttattttaagttctaacgtattgtattaataaaatattgaattgcattgcaattttttatcaatagacAATTTAATTCATCAATGTTTACAATTCTTGAACCAAAACTTCTGATGAAATGTTATAAACTAGATGATTTCATAacagtgtatatataaataaattgtagtaaaattgtatatttgtagtaTGCTAACCAAAATCTCAGGAATGGTAGCTCGGGGTACTTACTACGATGTGTGTAAGTTTCAAAACGATCGGTCAAAGGGttgattttatacgattttctAAAGGGCGTTTAGCTGTTGCCGGGTGAATACATCATTAGACCACCAATGCACAATGAGAAAATTAAATCTCTATTACAagatactatatacatttatatttatttatgctactttattttcaaacctATAAATTTGTCATCAATTGTTATTACGCGCCttcttttacagtttttataatattattaattatataatatatagtatagtataagtatactaataaaaaacctCATgttaatgcattatatttaatcatcatcaaaaatattgtccTAAGCATAAAACACATGTATcaatttatgattatgattattaaaaaatattaattatattatataatatacttgttataaaaaaattctgacaccaaatatgtttgtatttttttttctataactaTACTGTCAGTAAGTACTTACAGTTTGCATAAAGTGGTGGTGAGGTCGAGTTGTCcagaaaatttacataataataacaaatactataaaaataaaaaataaaatattatatttttcatccaATATTGaagctataataaatacctataatttaaatacattttttaagttatataaaataataaataatataatatgtacattttaaatatttattacatatctgtgattatattcattatcagCACTTACTGCCTTCGTCAATGTATAAATCATTGTTGCAGATGGATGTGATTgagtcttaataatatattgagtaCCTACAAATAAGTGTAATGTTCCACACTACCCAAGGGGTCTTACACATAAGCgcgttttttttatcaaggtGGTTCGCCAGTAGCCCTAATCCACCGTCTCCAGTTCTTCACTGTGTAggatgctaaaaaaaaaattgactaaattataatatttataagagttaaaattgtttaagtttaaatatatcaccTCTTTCTTTTTGTGCCTGCTCTTTGACCAAGGGTTAAAGAATTTGAGATCACACATTTCGcacttaaataaacatttctcGGCATGTTTGTTTAGGtgatatttaagatttttttcgtttttaaattccTTGTCACaaacattgcatttataaACGATGGGATCATTAGAATGTTTATGTTCTATATGATGTTCTAATGTACATTTATGTCGATATTGTTTTCCGCAGTATGCACATGTAAACATAGTATTCCCGGTTCGGTGGTACTCTTTATGGCGACGTAAAGAGTCTttacgtttaaatttttttaagcaaataGTACATTTATGCATACGTAGTTCAATGTGGGTATGTGAGTGTCTTATGATATGTGAacgatacttaaatatttgattgcaCTCAGGAAATTGGCAAAGAAACCCTAAtgcattatgttttattttaattgtaggcATTCGGTAgttttcaaagtttaaatctaagcaaaataaaata
Above is a genomic segment from Aphis gossypii isolate Hap1 unplaced genomic scaffold, ASM2018417v2 Contig00951, whole genome shotgun sequence containing:
- the LOC126555614 gene encoding uncharacterized protein LOC126555614, giving the protein MCTMAVVTPDILNHRVYDPKSRSAIVLCMADDKYTEQFVDPILGFRSHKTGTSKLQLQLTRIEHRIWAYQKDLYARSVNKNLGLGMNHVHGLKKKKGMVQRLSQTY
- the LOC126555613 gene encoding zinc finger and SCAN domain-containing protein 12-like isoform X1, with the protein product MGVEQPETMSVEVLESSKKTEVKTMEVEQPETMSVEVLESSKKTEVKTMEVEQPETMSVEVLESSKKTEVKTMAMDPLQSDSSLDTETSSDENAEDNTSDDEGSIQSTESSDNDTSFKYKCDKCDLSFKFNCWFKRHISTHNPSSFACRYCPKYYKRKDILREHEYLHFGGKKHKCNECSKEFGDKRNLNKHVKYKHENSLLQCPKCKKMYSGMRQLRYHDNRMHSLKTPYKCGICNEKFSVPCLLASHRKKMEH
- the LOC126555613 gene encoding zinc finger and BTB domain-containing protein 41-like isoform X3 is translated as MSVEVLESSKKTEVKTMEVEQPETMSVEVLESSKKTEVKTMAMDPLQSDSSLDTETSSDENAEDNTSDDEGSIQSTESSDNDTSFKYKCDKCDLSFKFNCWFKRHISTHNPSSFACRYCPKYYKRKDILREHEYLHFGGKKHKCNECSKEFGDKRNLNKHVKYKHENSLLQCPKCKKMYSGMRQLRYHDNRMHSLKTPYKCGICNEKFSVPCLLASHRKKMEH
- the LOC126555613 gene encoding zinc finger and BTB domain-containing protein 41-like isoform X2, which produces MGVEQPETMSVEVLESSKKTEVKTMEVEQPETMSVEVLESSKKTEVKTMAMDPLQSDSSLDTETSSDENAEDNTSDDEGSIQSTESSDNDTSFKYKCDKCDLSFKFNCWFKRHISTHNPSSFACRYCPKYYKRKDILREHEYLHFGGKKHKCNECSKEFGDKRNLNKHVKYKHENSLLQCPKCKKMYSGMRQLRYHDNRMHSLKTPYKCGICNEKFSVPCLLASHRKKMEH